In a genomic window of Pararge aegeria chromosome 7, ilParAegt1.1, whole genome shotgun sequence:
- the LOC120624903 gene encoding WD repeat domain phosphoinositide-interacting protein 4-like isoform X2 produces the protein MARRRSSGITNLGFNQDQGCFTCCLTSGLRVYNVDPLVEKAHYSKEELGEVTLCEMVFRSNWLLVVRARRPSSLMLLDDQHRAFRAEVMFKSPIRALRARKDKVAVVLASSIQVLSLPSLARVALLRTPASARPLCAIATDPNALQLLAAPAHRKGSLQLLDVSRAVKGAASSSPAVVGCHQTDLVCISLSANGAKLATASERGTIIRLWDTTTKHMLHELRRGSDYADVYCINFNWSGSLVCCVSDKGTLHVWLARGNYAHVCAAPAAPPLRALCAFSDEASAVVICEDGTFHKFTFSAEGNCHRSDFEYFLQVLQPLEEEW, from the exons ATGGCGCGCCGCAGAAGCAGCGGGATCACGAACCTGGGCTTTAACCAGGATCAAG GCTGCTTCACATGCTGTTTAACATCGGGCCTGCGGGTCTACAATGTCGACCCGCTGGTTGAGAAGGCGCATTACA GCAAAGAGGAGTTGGGCGAAGTGACACTATGTGAAATGGTGTTTCGTTCCAACTGGCTGCTGGTGGTGCGAGCGCGGCGGCCCTCCAGCCTTATGCTGTTGGACGACCAGCACCGGGCCTTCCGAGCCGAGGTGATGTTCAAGTCGCCCATACGAGCTCTGCGGGCAAGAAAAGACAA GGTAGCAGTAGTGTTAGCGTCGTCAATACAAGTGCTGTCACTGCCATCGTTGGCGCGTGTAGCCTTGCTGCGCACGCCGGCTTCCGCGCGGCCTCTGTGCGCGATCGCGACCGACCCTAATGCCTTGCAGCTGTTAGCTGCGCCTGCGCATCGGAAAGGCTCCTTGCAGCTGCTG GACGTCTCCCGGGCAGTAAAAGGCGCAGCGTCCAGTTCCCCAGCGGTAGTGGGCTGCCACCAAACAGACCTTGTTTGTATAAGCCTCTCCGCAAACGGTGCTAAACTAGCCACTGCCTCGGAGCGAGGCACAATCATACGCTTGTGGGACACTACCACCAAACACATGCTGCATGAACTCAGGCGTGGATCCGACTATGCGGATGTTTATTG TATAAACTTCAACTGGTCAGGCTCGCTTGTGTGCTGCGTGTCGGACAAGGGGACCCTGCACGTTTGGCTCGCGCGAGGCAACTACGCGCACGTgtgcgccgcgcccgccgcgccgcctcTGCGAGCGCTGTGTGCGTTCAGCGACGAGGCCAGCGCTGTCG TTATATGTGAAGATGGGACTTTTCACAAATTCACGTTTTCTGCCGAGGGGAACTGCCATCGTAGTGATTTTGAATACTTCTTACAG GTACTACAACCACTGGAAGAGGAGTGGTAG
- the LOC120624903 gene encoding WD repeat domain phosphoinositide-interacting protein 4-like isoform X1, with protein MARRRSSGITNLGFNQDQGCFTCCLTSGLRVYNVDPLVEKAHYSKEELGEVTLCEMVFRSNWLLVVRARRPSSLMLLDDQHRAFRAEVMFKSPIRALRARKDKVAVVLASSIQVLSLPSLARVALLRTPASARPLCAIATDPNALQLLAAPAHRKGSLQLLDVSRAVKGAASSSPAVVGCHQTDLVCISLSANGAKLATASERGTIIRLWDTTTKHMLHELRRGSDYADVYCINFNWSGSLVCCVSDKGTLHVWLARGNYAHVCAAPAAPPLRALCAFSDEASAVVICEDGTFHKFTFSAEGNCHRSDFEYFLQVGDDDEFLH; from the exons ATGGCGCGCCGCAGAAGCAGCGGGATCACGAACCTGGGCTTTAACCAGGATCAAG GCTGCTTCACATGCTGTTTAACATCGGGCCTGCGGGTCTACAATGTCGACCCGCTGGTTGAGAAGGCGCATTACA GCAAAGAGGAGTTGGGCGAAGTGACACTATGTGAAATGGTGTTTCGTTCCAACTGGCTGCTGGTGGTGCGAGCGCGGCGGCCCTCCAGCCTTATGCTGTTGGACGACCAGCACCGGGCCTTCCGAGCCGAGGTGATGTTCAAGTCGCCCATACGAGCTCTGCGGGCAAGAAAAGACAA GGTAGCAGTAGTGTTAGCGTCGTCAATACAAGTGCTGTCACTGCCATCGTTGGCGCGTGTAGCCTTGCTGCGCACGCCGGCTTCCGCGCGGCCTCTGTGCGCGATCGCGACCGACCCTAATGCCTTGCAGCTGTTAGCTGCGCCTGCGCATCGGAAAGGCTCCTTGCAGCTGCTG GACGTCTCCCGGGCAGTAAAAGGCGCAGCGTCCAGTTCCCCAGCGGTAGTGGGCTGCCACCAAACAGACCTTGTTTGTATAAGCCTCTCCGCAAACGGTGCTAAACTAGCCACTGCCTCGGAGCGAGGCACAATCATACGCTTGTGGGACACTACCACCAAACACATGCTGCATGAACTCAGGCGTGGATCCGACTATGCGGATGTTTATTG TATAAACTTCAACTGGTCAGGCTCGCTTGTGTGCTGCGTGTCGGACAAGGGGACCCTGCACGTTTGGCTCGCGCGAGGCAACTACGCGCACGTgtgcgccgcgcccgccgcgccgcctcTGCGAGCGCTGTGTGCGTTCAGCGACGAGGCCAGCGCTGTCG TTATATGTGAAGATGGGACTTTTCACAAATTCACGTTTTCTGCCGAGGGGAACTGCCATCGTAGTGATTTTGAATACTTCTTACAG gTAGGCGACGATGACGAATTTTTGCATTaa
- the LOC120625337 gene encoding LOW QUALITY PROTEIN: lipase 3-like (The sequence of the model RefSeq protein was modified relative to this genomic sequence to represent the inferred CDS: substituted 1 base at 1 genomic stop codon), whose translation MNHITLDPLQRDKLRIXPNNSLSRSGIVRRTVDMKLLIIVFTLIVLTQCCEGRYVDWLPRNIVDTFTNKTSQITNYVRSKGRSLKQFYVENVRNKITSYLGMNNLTETIPTDNQARIKRKFKDYVDEAQASDQKVFDVIAPEKIEYHCNNNDPSIHMTTPQMIALHGYVSESHTIVTEDGYILTVHRIPYKRNATSRVSPRKTVLLHHGLLGSSADWVIPGPEKGLAYILSEAGYDVWLANVRGNTYSRAHMTLNIDTFAFWNFTFHEVSQYDLPAVIDYIMDTKGWDVKINYVGHSMGTTILFALLSTKTQYNKVLRAGFALAPVAFMTDIKSPIRLLAKYSDNLEYLLKILGANEFLPQNSVLRWLSKHACEINHYEEVICENSLFVLCGHDAQQFNRSLLPIILSHVPAGASTKTLVHYAQEIKNAGRFQQFDYGAEGNLREYGKLTPPEYPLHKITLPIALFGAENDWLAGDSDVTNLYVQLANPIDHYIVPLKEFNHIDFLWAIDARKLVYDKLVQLLEEGVSKSYFVNDISHNDLNV comes from the coding sequence atgaatcatATCACCCTTGACCCTCTGCAGCGGGATAAATTACGTATCTGACCCAATAATAGCCTCAGTCGCTCGGGCATCGTTCGCCGGACGGTCGACATGAAGCTCTTAATAATTGTGTTTACGTTAATTGTTCTAACACAATGCTGCGAAGGCCGGTATGTCGACTGGCTACCTCGAAACATAGTTGATACGTTTACAAACAAAACATCTCAAATAACTAACTACGTGCGATCTAAAGGACGAAGTTTGAAACAGTTCTACGTTGAAAATGTCAGAAACAAAATCACCTCTTATCTTGGTATGAACAACCTGACCGAAACAATTCCTACTGATAACCAAGCGAGGATAAAAAGGAAGTTTAAGGATTACGTCGACGAGGCTCAAGCGAGCGACCAAAAAGTGTTTGACGTTATCGCTCCTGAGAAGATAGAATATCATTGCAACAACAACGATCCTAGCATACACATGACCACACCACAGATGATAGCGTTACACGGATACGTATCGGAGTCACATACGATCGTAACTGAGGATGGATATATCCTCACTGTTCACAGGATACCGTATAAACGAAATGCCACAAGCAGAGTCAGTCCTAGGAAAACCGTGCTACTACATCACGGTCTTCTCGGCAGTTCAGCGGATTGGGTTATACCAGGACCAGAGAAAGGTCTCGCCTACATTCTGTCAGAAGCAGGCTATGACGTCTGGCTAGCTAACGTTCGCGGAAATACTTACTCCAGAGCCCACATGACCTTAAACATAGATACTTTTGCATTCTGGAATTTTACTTTCCACGAAGTCAGTCAATACGATTTGCCAGCAGTAATCGATTACATCATGGACACAAAAGGATGGGACGTAAAAATTAACTACGTCGGTCATTCGATGGGGACTACCATCTTGTTTGCATTGCTCTCTACGAAAACGCAATACAATAAGGTTTTAAGAGCCGGATTTGCGTTAGCGCCCGTTGCATTTATGACAGATATTAAGAGCCCAATACGCTTACTGGCAAAATATAGTGACAACTTGGAATATCTGCTGAAAATCCTCGGTGCCAATGAATTTTTACCTCAAAACTCAGTACTAAGGTGGTTGTCTAAACACGCGTGTGAAATAAACCATTATGAAGAAGTCATATGTGAGAATTCGTTGTTCGTTTTGTGTGGGCACGACGCACAGCAGTTTAATCGCAGTCTACTGCCGATTATATTGAGCCACGTACCCGCCGGTGCGTCTACCAAAACGTTGGTTCATTACGCGCAGGAGATCAAAAACGCGGGACGTTTCCAACAATTCGATTATGGGGCCGAGGGAAATTTACGAGAGTACGGTAAATTGACACCACCGGAATATCCCTTACACAAAATCACTTTACCAATAGCTTTGTTTGGTGCAGAAAATGACTGGCTAGCTGGTGATAGCGATGTGACAAACTTGTACGTTCAATTAGCTAATCCAATAGACCATTACATTGTGCCGTTAAAGGAGTTTAACCACATCGACTTTTTGTGGGCGATAGATGCACGTAAACTCGTTTATGACAAACTCGTACAACTTTTGGAGGAAGGTGTTAGCAAATCATATTTTGTTAATGATATAAGCCATAATGATTTAAATGTCTAG
- the LOC120625262 gene encoding uncharacterized protein LOC120625262, whose amino-acid sequence MDFNTTTNVEYQWPFQKPVVGKPCEPPSPDAAPTVRPAPVAPYCHCDAHSYAPRIEQYKQLLDKEQKLCQDYDQLRRQMVDVTNDILDHPCNDLDTKMVTMYQATYKKRSFPTSDYRAIIAASQSTAPIPMESHRLGMLRCYKDPTHFTEKPPTVRPTINPPGTVHTGVAPKAIQTWFTDFPGRTEYMDTYSASAKACWRSMQRFKEPMPSTRRRADDNCV is encoded by the exons ATGGATTTTAACACTACTACGAATGTTGAATACCAGTGGCCATTTCAAAAGCCCGTTGTCGGGAA ACCATGCGAACCGCCAAGTCCGGATGCAGCGCCAACGGTTCGCCCAGCACCAGTGGCACCGTACTGCCACTGTGACGCACACTCCTATGCCCCTCGTATAGAACAGTACAAGCAATTACTCGACAAGGAACAGAAATTATGTCAGGATTATGATCAACTAAGAAGACAG atgGTTGATGTTACGAATGACATTCTGGACCATCCCTGCAATGACCTTGACACCAAAATGGTAACAATGTACCAAGCTACTTATAAAAAACGAT cgtTTCCGACATCGGACTACCGTGCAATAATAGCGGCGTCTCAGTCAACAGCTCCTATACCTATGGAGAGCCATCGGTTAGGGATGTTACGGTGTTACAAAGACCCAACTCACTTCACGGAAAAACCGCCCACAGTCCGACCCACCATCAACCCCCCTGGGACTGTACATACTGGTGTCGCTCCTAAGGCCATACAAACTTG GTTCACGGACTTCCCTGGAAGAACTGAATACATGGATACCTATAGCGCCTCAGCTAAAGCTTGCTGGAGATCGATGCAGAGGTTCAAGGAACCGATGCCTTCTACCAGGCGGAGAGCAGATGATAATTGCGTCTAA
- the LOC120624904 gene encoding small integral membrane protein 20 — protein MALSKNARYAVLLGGLFGLMGLTLYPVAISPMMDSSEYKKLQKINRRNIRQEDIQPGNMKVWSDPFDRKKPEGE, from the exons ATGGCACTATCCAAGAATGCACGCTACGCAGTACTCCTAGGCGGTCTTTTTGGATTAATGGGACTGACTTTATATCCCGTCGCTATAAGTCCTATGATGGATTCCTCAGAATACA AGAAATTGCAAAAAATCAACCGAAGAAATATTAGGCAAGAGGATATTCAACCAGGAA ATATGAAAGTTTGGTCAGATCCTTTTGACCGTAAAAAACCAGAAggagaataa